From the Halorhabdus utahensis DSM 12940 genome, one window contains:
- a CDS encoding anaerobic ribonucleoside-triphosphate reductase activating protein, whose protein sequence is MRLGGLQRTTLSDFPGRVACAVFTAGCNLRCPYCHNPELIEADSKHAGASTLSADEFFALLDDREAVLDGVVITGGEPTLHRDLPRFVSRIADRGFDVKLDTNGTRPAVLRETLDTGAVEYVAMDLKTTPDRYDELGAEAGDAVERSVELIRASGIDHEFRTTFDPGVVAPRDFETLDELVGDSLLVVQSVGTEDVLCPDRVRETPVDPLAAIGDAVGEPLPEIEHRE, encoded by the coding sequence ATGCGTCTCGGTGGGCTCCAGCGGACGACGCTGTCTGACTTCCCCGGGCGAGTCGCCTGTGCGGTTTTCACCGCGGGCTGCAATCTCCGGTGTCCGTACTGTCACAACCCCGAACTGATCGAGGCCGACTCGAAGCACGCTGGGGCATCGACGCTCTCGGCGGACGAGTTCTTCGCCCTTCTCGACGACCGGGAAGCCGTCCTCGACGGCGTCGTGATCACCGGCGGCGAGCCGACGCTGCACCGGGACTTGCCCCGATTCGTCAGCCGGATCGCCGACCGTGGGTTCGACGTGAAACTCGACACGAACGGGACGCGGCCGGCTGTCCTCCGCGAGACGCTCGACACCGGCGCGGTCGAGTACGTCGCGATGGACCTCAAGACGACGCCCGACCGATACGACGAACTCGGGGCCGAGGCGGGGGACGCCGTCGAACGGAGCGTCGAACTGATCCGTGCCAGCGGGATCGACCACGAGTTCCGGACGACCTTCGATCCCGGCGTCGTCGCCCCGCGTGACTTCGAGACGCTGGATGAGTTGGTCGGGGACAGCCTGCTCGTCGTCCAGTCTGTCGGCACCGAGGACGTGCTATGCCCGGACCGCGTCCGGGAGACGCCGGTCGATCCGCTCGCGGCCATTGGCGACGCCGTGGGTGAACCGCTCCCGGAGATCGAACACCGCGAGTGA
- a CDS encoding ribonucleoside triphosphate reductase: protein MVQQVQKRDGTVEPFDRSKITTAIRQAFAAAETDPDTGIDALTDGVVDRLDPSDGTVAVETIQDCVERTLVEADEYAAAKRYILYRHRHAELRDLEGLVAGSEASGTDQGPVDAYVDREDWRVRENSNMDYSLQGLNIHLTERTIEDYWLEKLYSAEVAAAHDAGAIHIHDLGVLGPYCVGWDIEDVLREGLKGVRGKVESAPANHFDVALMQLVNFLYTLQGEAAGAQALSNFDTYLAPFVREDDLDYEEVRHQIQQFVFNLNVPTRVGFQAPFTNLSMDLTVPDHLADKPVVIGGEAQDSTYGDYQDEVDLINRAFAEVMLEGDAKGRPFTFPIPTYSITEDFEWDNETLDPIWEMTAKYGTPYFSNFVNSEMDTEDARSMCCRLRLDNRELESRGGGLFGSNPLTGSIGVVTINLPQLGYRADDEAEFYDRLESLMDVAKRSLETKREVLERYTEQGLYPYAKFYLRNVKEAQDSYWANHFSTIGLIGTHEAILNLRGPESGIDTAEGKAFAEEVLEFMRDRLREYQAETGHMYNLEATPAEGSSYRLARQDRAQFSDLTVHATDGLGGDEPIYTNSTQLPFGAEPDLFDALDHQDDLQTKYTGGTVFHGWLGEAMPDPESTKQLVKTIAENYELPYYTLTPTFSVCPTHGHHSGEHETCPDCGESCEVYSRVVGYLRPTEHWNPGKQAEFDERADFRPSVTD from the coding sequence ATGGTCCAGCAGGTCCAAAAGCGCGACGGGACTGTGGAACCGTTCGATCGCTCGAAGATCACGACCGCCATCCGGCAGGCGTTCGCGGCGGCCGAAACTGACCCGGACACCGGGATCGACGCCCTGACAGACGGCGTGGTCGATCGCCTTGATCCGTCCGATGGGACGGTGGCCGTCGAGACGATCCAGGACTGCGTCGAGCGGACGCTCGTCGAGGCTGATGAGTACGCGGCCGCCAAGCGGTACATCCTCTATCGACACCGCCACGCCGAGTTGCGTGATCTGGAAGGGCTGGTCGCGGGGAGCGAGGCTAGTGGAACCGACCAGGGACCCGTCGACGCCTACGTCGACCGTGAGGACTGGCGCGTCCGGGAGAACTCCAACATGGACTACTCCCTGCAGGGGCTGAACATCCACCTCACCGAGCGCACCATCGAGGACTACTGGCTCGAAAAGCTCTACAGCGCCGAGGTGGCCGCGGCCCACGACGCGGGCGCGATCCACATCCACGACCTGGGCGTGCTGGGTCCCTACTGCGTCGGCTGGGATATCGAGGATGTCCTCCGGGAGGGCCTGAAGGGCGTCCGCGGGAAGGTCGAGTCCGCGCCCGCCAACCACTTCGACGTGGCGCTGATGCAACTCGTGAACTTCCTCTACACCTTGCAGGGCGAGGCCGCCGGCGCGCAGGCCCTCTCGAACTTCGACACCTACCTCGCGCCGTTCGTCCGCGAAGACGACCTCGACTACGAGGAAGTCCGCCACCAGATCCAGCAGTTCGTGTTCAACCTCAACGTCCCGACGCGGGTCGGCTTCCAGGCCCCCTTCACCAACCTCTCGATGGACCTGACGGTGCCCGACCACCTCGCCGACAAACCGGTCGTGATCGGCGGCGAGGCCCAGGACTCGACCTACGGTGACTATCAGGACGAAGTGGACCTGATCAACCGCGCCTTCGCCGAGGTGATGCTGGAGGGCGACGCGAAAGGCCGGCCGTTCACGTTCCCGATTCCGACCTACTCGATCACCGAGGACTTCGAGTGGGACAACGAGACGCTCGATCCCATCTGGGAGATGACTGCCAAGTACGGGACACCCTACTTCTCGAACTTCGTCAACAGCGAGATGGACACCGAGGACGCCCGCTCGATGTGCTGTCGGCTCCGCCTTGACAACCGCGAACTCGAATCCCGCGGTGGCGGCCTGTTCGGTTCGAACCCCCTGACGGGGTCGATCGGCGTCGTCACGATCAACCTGCCCCAGCTTGGGTATCGGGCCGACGACGAGGCTGAGTTCTATGATCGGCTCGAATCGCTGATGGACGTGGCAAAGCGAAGTCTGGAGACCAAACGCGAGGTGCTGGAGCGCTACACCGAGCAGGGGCTGTACCCCTACGCGAAGTTCTATCTCCGGAACGTCAAGGAGGCGCAGGACAGCTACTGGGCGAATCACTTCTCGACGATCGGCCTCATCGGTACCCACGAGGCCATTCTCAATCTCCGTGGTCCGGAGTCGGGGATCGACACGGCCGAGGGGAAGGCCTTCGCCGAGGAGGTCCTCGAATTCATGCGCGATCGCCTCCGGGAGTACCAAGCCGAGACCGGCCACATGTACAACCTCGAAGCGACGCCCGCGGAGGGGTCGTCCTATCGGCTGGCCCGCCAGGATCGTGCGCAGTTCTCGGACCTGACCGTCCACGCCACCGACGGTCTCGGCGGCGACGAGCCGATCTACACCAACTCGACGCAGCTGCCATTCGGCGCGGAACCGGACCTCTTCGACGCACTGGACCACCAGGACGATCTCCAGACGAAATACACGGGTGGCACGGTCTTTCATGGCTGGCTGGGCGAAGCGATGCCCGACCCCGAATCGACCAAGCAACTCGTCAAGACGATCGCCGAGAACTACGAGTTGCCCTACTACACGCTGACGCCGACGTTCTCGGTCTGTCCGACCCACGGCCATCACAGCGGCGAGCACGAGACCTGCCCGGACTGCGGGGAATCCTGTGAGGTGTACTCCCGCGTCGTGGGGTATCTCCGGCCGACCGAGCATTGGAATCCCGGCAAGCAGGCCGAATTCGACGAGCGCGCGGACTTCCGCCCGAGCGTCACCGACTGA
- a CDS encoding AbrB/MazE/SpoVT family DNA-binding domain-containing protein yields METRKIQKVGGSTFTVSVPKEWARRQGLETGEVVRLYTHRDGSLIVRGRQTDGESLTSVSLSVTESSADAVERSIQGAYEAGFERISLHADDGFTDEQRRVARTVGRRLVGTEVLDADADRIDVRAMLDASAVSIRQSIDQAVSVVSTMQETVREKLTGDVEPTGQVSDRLTDVTRLVALIRRHYNRSLVTFGELDALGIDRVPLSQYDRTANRIEEIATATVRLDSAIGGVALEAADRQAIATRLTGLRSALEEATKLVVEGGNAPAMSVEPSPLEAQRQSAGEPQDDSVDPVRARIFDHLTRIDDAVRAIERVGLQSAVRSGQSW; encoded by the coding sequence ATGGAGACCCGCAAGATCCAGAAGGTCGGCGGCTCGACGTTCACGGTCTCGGTCCCCAAGGAGTGGGCCAGACGCCAGGGCCTGGAGACGGGCGAGGTCGTTCGGCTGTACACCCACCGCGACGGGTCGCTGATCGTTCGTGGCAGACAGACCGACGGCGAGAGTCTGACGTCGGTCTCACTGTCCGTCACAGAGTCAAGTGCCGACGCCGTCGAGCGGTCGATACAGGGGGCCTACGAGGCCGGGTTCGAGCGGATCTCGCTGCATGCCGATGACGGTTTCACCGACGAGCAACGCAGAGTCGCCCGCACGGTCGGCCGACGCCTCGTCGGGACGGAAGTCCTCGACGCCGATGCGGACCGGATCGACGTCCGGGCGATGCTCGACGCCTCGGCGGTCTCGATCCGCCAGTCGATCGACCAGGCCGTCTCGGTCGTCTCGACGATGCAGGAAACGGTGCGTGAGAAGCTGACCGGCGACGTTGAGCCCACCGGGCAGGTCAGTGATCGCCTGACGGACGTCACGCGGCTGGTCGCGCTGATCCGTCGTCACTACAACCGGTCGTTGGTGACGTTCGGGGAACTCGATGCGCTCGGCATCGATCGTGTGCCGCTGTCCCAGTACGACCGGACGGCGAACCGAATCGAGGAGATCGCCACGGCAACCGTCCGACTGGATAGTGCCATCGGCGGCGTCGCACTCGAGGCGGCGGACAGGCAGGCGATCGCAACCCGACTGACTGGCCTCCGCTCAGCCCTCGAAGAGGCGACGAAACTCGTCGTCGAAGGCGGAAACGCCCCGGCGATGAGCGTCGAACCGTCGCCGTTGGAAGCACAGAGACAATCGGCTGGTGAACCTCAGGACGACAGCGTCGATCCGGTCCGAGCCCGGATATTCGATCACCTGACGCGGATCGACGACGCCGTCCGAGCGATCGAACGCGTCGGGCTCCAGTCAGCCGTCCGGTCCGGCCAGTCCTGGTAG
- a CDS encoding hemolysin family protein, whose amino-acid sequence MNSLELTIRLLAGVFLILTNGFFVAIEFALTRARQYTEEEFVGDGSNAGLRRAWEMTQDLELYLTTCQVGITASSIAVGIVAEPALAAIFEPIFHNTVLASIGSGGIIAFLIINLVHLTHGEQTPTYLGVERSRWVSKYGAVPLYWFHWLISPIISLGDGIAKLTLKLFGVEMTGAWLETEEEVIETRADLRNRVGSALEEGGLNQERRDEVMNALAIGEQPVQEVMVDAEEIVALSTAVDPQENFRLMEEHPHTRYPLIGDDLADFEGIIYLPALSRYREELATGEVDFAELAAPPMTLSPDVDVSDAVDQFQAENQELALVIEDGEVVGMVTVTDLLESVMGDIDDPIDIRQRFEAGET is encoded by the coding sequence ATGAACTCACTCGAACTCACCATCCGACTACTGGCAGGTGTCTTCCTCATCCTGACCAACGGCTTTTTCGTCGCGATCGAGTTCGCGCTGACCCGTGCCCGACAGTATACCGAGGAGGAGTTCGTCGGTGATGGATCGAACGCCGGCCTCCGGCGCGCCTGGGAGATGACCCAGGACCTCGAACTGTACCTGACGACCTGCCAGGTCGGGATCACCGCCTCCAGCATCGCGGTCGGGATCGTCGCCGAACCGGCGCTGGCGGCGATCTTCGAACCGATCTTCCACAACACCGTCCTGGCGTCGATCGGCTCCGGTGGGATCATCGCCTTCCTCATCATCAACCTCGTCCACCTGACGCACGGCGAGCAGACGCCGACGTACCTCGGCGTCGAGCGCTCCCGCTGGGTCTCGAAATACGGTGCCGTCCCGCTGTACTGGTTCCACTGGCTCATCTCGCCGATCATCTCGCTGGGCGACGGCATCGCCAAACTCACGCTGAAGCTCTTTGGCGTCGAGATGACCGGCGCGTGGCTCGAAACTGAGGAGGAGGTCATCGAGACGCGGGCCGACCTCCGGAATCGCGTCGGCTCGGCGCTCGAAGAAGGTGGTCTCAACCAGGAACGCCGCGACGAAGTGATGAACGCTCTCGCGATCGGCGAGCAACCGGTCCAGGAGGTGATGGTCGACGCCGAGGAGATCGTCGCGCTCTCGACGGCAGTCGATCCTCAGGAGAACTTCCGGCTGATGGAGGAGCACCCACACACCCGATACCCCCTCATCGGCGACGACCTCGCGGACTTCGAGGGGATCATTTACCTCCCCGCGCTGTCGCGCTACCGCGAGGAACTCGCCACGGGCGAGGTTGATTTTGCCGAACTCGCCGCCCCGCCCATGACGCTTTCGCCTGATGTCGACGTTAGCGACGCTGTCGACCAGTTCCAGGCCGAGAACCAGGAACTCGCCCTGGTCATCGAGGACGGCGAAGTGGTGGGGATGGTCACGGTGACGGACTTACTGGAATCCGTGATGGGCGACATCGACGACCCGATCGATATCCGCCAGCGCTTCGAGGCCGGGGAGACCTAA
- the pstB gene encoding phosphate ABC transporter ATP-binding protein PstB — MTETTMASEGSTGTEIETTSGESTERTREAWTDYEFGSEAVLSVEDLNVYYGDERAIKDVSMDIPEKSVTALIGPSGCGKSTFLRSLNRMNDRIKSARVEGTVEFDGSDIYQEGVDLVELRKRIGMVFQSPNPFPKSIRENVAYGPRKHGDINRGLAARLLGRDEKDAEDELVERTLRQAALWDEVKDRLADNALGLSGGQQQRLCIARCLAVDPEVILMDEPASALDPIATAKIEDLIEELAEDYTVVVVTHNMQQAARISDQTAVFLTGGELVEYDDTEKIFENPESQRVEDYVTGKFG, encoded by the coding sequence ATGACTGAGACGACGATGGCGTCAGAAGGCAGCACAGGCACGGAAATCGAGACGACGTCCGGCGAGAGCACGGAGCGGACGCGCGAGGCGTGGACCGACTACGAGTTCGGGAGCGAGGCGGTCCTGTCAGTCGAGGACCTGAACGTCTACTACGGCGACGAGCGGGCGATCAAGGACGTCTCGATGGACATCCCCGAAAAGAGCGTCACGGCGCTGATCGGCCCCTCAGGGTGTGGGAAGTCGACGTTCCTCCGCTCGCTCAACCGGATGAACGACCGGATAAAGAGCGCCCGGGTCGAAGGGACCGTCGAGTTCGACGGCAGTGACATCTATCAGGAGGGCGTCGATCTGGTTGAGCTCCGCAAGCGGATCGGGATGGTGTTTCAGTCCCCGAACCCGTTCCCCAAGTCGATCCGGGAGAACGTCGCGTACGGCCCCCGAAAGCACGGGGACATCAACCGCGGACTTGCGGCCCGGCTGCTCGGGCGCGACGAGAAGGACGCCGAAGACGAACTCGTCGAGCGGACACTGCGGCAGGCAGCCCTGTGGGACGAGGTGAAAGACCGGCTGGCGGACAACGCCCTCGGGCTGTCCGGTGGCCAACAACAGCGCCTCTGTATCGCACGGTGTCTCGCGGTCGATCCGGAGGTCATCCTGATGGACGAGCCCGCGAGCGCCCTGGACCCCATCGCCACCGCCAAGATCGAGGACCTCATCGAGGAGTTGGCCGAGGACTACACGGTCGTCGTGGTCACCCACAACATGCAGCAGGCGGCGCGCATCTCCGACCAGACGGCCGTCTTCCTCACCGGTGGCGAACTCGTCGAATACGACGACACCGAGAAGATCTTCGAGAACCCCGAGAGTCAGCGCGTCGAAGACTACGTCACCGGCAAGTTCGGGTGA
- a CDS encoding 2-phosphosulfolactate phosphatase, with the protein MAHNRLDERLIERCEDIPANPEPGAYVVIDTMHFSNTVIELLARGAAHVHVPEERGEEFDYRAAHPDALIGGGRTAEYDPEDGYDFFNSPSYVEDIDVEGRPVSMTSTNGGRTVMTLRERGGEDVDVFVGAPLNARAIGRFLRRTDHPVHLVCAGYQGEIAIEDHVGAALISRYLDGMPPAETEIELFRDQLETAKGPDYVRKNAIRRRDVRAYAMNVNGREVIPELSGDSLVRARAPLDRLPGSEDWQTEQSATRETHRSPVEDVHENPVYISTLLPEVLKRTRRRVVIPGRSELGLPGLEALADIDRVVDVAHHGFQ; encoded by the coding sequence ATGGCGCACAATCGACTCGACGAGCGACTCATCGAACGGTGTGAAGACATCCCCGCGAACCCGGAACCGGGCGCGTACGTCGTCATCGACACGATGCACTTCTCGAACACCGTGATCGAACTGCTGGCACGGGGGGCAGCACACGTCCACGTCCCCGAGGAGCGCGGCGAGGAGTTCGACTACCGGGCCGCCCACCCCGACGCGCTCATCGGCGGCGGCCGCACGGCCGAGTACGACCCCGAAGACGGCTATGACTTCTTCAACTCGCCGAGTTACGTCGAGGACATCGACGTCGAGGGTCGGCCGGTGAGCATGACCTCGACCAACGGCGGCCGGACCGTCATGACCCTCCGCGAGCGTGGGGGCGAGGACGTCGACGTGTTCGTGGGCGCGCCGCTGAACGCGCGAGCGATCGGCCGGTTCCTCCGCCGAACGGACCACCCCGTCCATCTCGTGTGCGCGGGCTATCAGGGCGAGATCGCGATCGAGGATCACGTCGGCGCGGCCCTCATCAGTCGGTACCTCGATGGCATGCCGCCCGCCGAAACCGAGATCGAACTCTTCAGAGACCAGCTCGAAACGGCGAAAGGCCCCGACTACGTCAGGAAGAACGCGATCCGCCGCCGGGACGTTCGGGCGTACGCGATGAACGTCAACGGCCGGGAAGTGATCCCAGAGCTGTCGGGCGATTCGCTGGTCCGGGCACGTGCACCCCTCGATCGCCTTCCGGGGAGCGAGGACTGGCAGACTGAGCAAAGTGCGACCCGAGAGACTCACCGCTCGCCGGTCGAAGACGTCCACGAAAACCCCGTCTATATCTCCACCTTGTTACCAGAAGTACTTAAACGAACCCGCAGACGAGTCGTGATACCAGGACGGTCGGAGTTAGGTCTCCCCGGCCTCGAAGCGCTGGCGGATATCGATCGGGTCGTCGATGTCGCCCATCACGGATTCCAGTAA
- the phoU gene encoding phosphate signaling complex protein PhoU, whose protein sequence is MAREEFRHALADLRTAVVEMGELVLERLKAARSALAEGDDDRAEAVIEGDEEINRRYLDIEADCIDLFALEQPVAGDLRLVAASFKISTDLERVGDLATNLARYALSSRPDPFPELDISGIGRAAAAMLEDALAAYETEDAAACRTVAGRDDDLDAMCQRASERVARDLLERDPELDAWALEAVLDDVASVLLTIRDIERVGDHAVNIAARTLYALEGDPELIY, encoded by the coding sequence ATGGCACGAGAGGAGTTCCGTCACGCACTGGCCGACCTCCGGACGGCCGTCGTCGAGATGGGCGAACTCGTCCTCGAACGCCTGAAAGCCGCCCGCTCGGCACTAGCCGAGGGTGACGACGACCGTGCCGAGGCGGTCATCGAGGGGGACGAAGAGATCAACCGCCGGTACCTCGACATCGAGGCCGACTGTATCGACCTCTTCGCGCTGGAACAGCCGGTCGCTGGCGACCTCCGGCTGGTCGCGGCCAGCTTCAAGATCTCGACCGACCTCGAACGCGTCGGCGATCTGGCGACCAACCTCGCCCGGTACGCGCTGTCGAGTCGCCCGGACCCGTTCCCGGAACTCGACATCTCCGGGATCGGTCGGGCGGCGGCCGCCATGCTCGAAGACGCGCTGGCGGCCTACGAGACCGAGGACGCGGCGGCCTGCCGAACGGTCGCCGGGCGAGACGACGACCTGGATGCGATGTGTCAACGTGCGAGCGAACGGGTAGCCCGGGACTTGCTGGAACGCGATCCGGAGCTCGACGCCTGGGCACTCGAAGCAGTCCTCGACGACGTCGCGAGCGTGCTGTTGACGATCCGCGACATCGAACGGGTCGGCGATCACGCCGTCAATATCGCCGCCAGGACGCTGTACGCCCTCGAGGGCGATCCGGAGTTGATCTACTGA